One part of the Coturnix japonica isolate 7356 chromosome 24, Coturnix japonica 2.1, whole genome shotgun sequence genome encodes these proteins:
- the TLCD5 gene encoding TLC domain-containing protein 5 has translation MLLALPLRAACSLMAWLSLYAWFCHRYKHRSYEWSCRLVTLTHGILATCLSAYIGFIDGPWPLSHPGSPNTTLQVHGLCLSLGYFLFDLCWCVYFQTEGALMLAHHLVSIVGITASLALGESAAEVNAVIFGSEITNPLLQARWFLKEMGCYHSLAGDMVDFFFVVLFTGVRIGVGAWLMYCELASPKPRWYIKLGGVIMYAVSWVFMVSICRFARRKSMKKYHAWRSQRGEELSLRTNGHLKSH, from the exons ATGCTGCTTGCCCTGCCCCTGCGGGCAGCCTGTAGCCTGATGGCCTGGCTTTCCCTCTATGCCTGGTTCTGCCATCGCTACAAGCACCGGAGCTATGAATGGAGCTGCAGGCTGGTCACACTGACCCACGGCATCCTTGCTACGTGTCTCTCTGCTTACATTGGCTTTATCGACGGCCCCTGGCCTCTGAGTCACCCAG GATCCCCAAACACAACCCTGCAGGTTCACGGGCTGTGCTTGAGCCTGGGCTATTTCCTCTTCGACCTCTGCTGGTGTGTGTACTTCCAGACGGAGGGTGCCCTGATGCTGGCCCACCACCTGGTGAGCATTGTGGGCATCACCGCATCGCTGGCGCTCGGTGAGTCGGCCGCCGAAGTCAACGCAGTCATCTTTGGCAGCGAGATCACCAACCCACTGCTCCAAGCTCGCTGGTTCCTCAAGGAGATGGGCTGCTATCACAGCCTCGCTGGGGACATGGTGGACTTCTTCTTCGTGGTGCTATTCACTGGGGTGCGGATTGGGGTGGGGGCTTGGCTGATGTACTGCGAGCTGGCCTCGCCAAAGCCCCGCTGGTACATCAAGCTGGGTGGTGTCATCATGTACGCTGTCTCCTGGGTCTTCATGGTCAGCATCTGCCGCTTTGCCCGGAGGAAGAGCATGAAGAAATACCACGCGTGGAGAAGCCAGAGGGGTGAGGAGCTGAGCCTGAGAACAAACGGGCATCTGAAAAGCCACTGA